The following are encoded together in the Thermothelomyces thermophilus ATCC 42464 chromosome 3, complete sequence genome:
- a CDS encoding glycoside hydrolase family 95 protein (CAZy_ID 267941): protein MLVTAFLILGYAAADAAAKWDGTRFAWYTTDAGDDFKSTLPIGNGRLAAAVYGTGTEKLVLNENSVWSGPWLDRANPNSKDAVPKIREMLISGNITGAGQAALDNMAGNPISPRAYHPLVNLGIDFGHGSGISDYTRWLDTFQGTAAVNYTYHGTSYSREYVASYPHGVLAFRLSADQPGKLNANFSLSRSQWVLSRRASVSDGEGGHTVALSADSGQPSDAITFWSEARIVNSGGNATSDGTTVFITGADTVDVFFDAETSYRHPDADAAQRELKRKLDAAVAAGYPAVRDGAVEDFSSLMGRVRLDLGSSGSAGEQPVPTRLSNFRQDPDADPELMTLVFNFGRHLLAASSRDTGPRSLPANLQGIWNDDYDPPWQSKYTININIEMNYWPALVTNLAETHKPLFDLIDMAIPRGRDVARTMYGCERGFVLHHNTDLWGDAAPVDRGTPYTVWPMGAAWLATHAMEHYRFTRNRTFLAEVAWPVLRETARFYHCYLFEWDSYWTTGPSLSPEHSFIVPPGMTTAGAAEGLDISPEMDNQLLHQLFTDVTEACARLGLFSSSSSDDDDDDAETCTTTAETYLPRIRPPAVHPTTGRIQEWRSPEYADTEPGHRHFSPLWGLYPGRQLLLTRAGSGSGSSASGSDSASANLTTAAAAALLDHRMESGSGSTGWSRAWAAALYARVPGRGRDAWRHARQLVATFLLGNLWNSDSGGDSVFQIDGNFGFVAALAEMLLQSHETAPASMRGSPGNNNRRTGVRQGEQQQQEEEEEKEVFVVHLLPALPGDEVPDGRVDGLVARGGFVVRELVWAGGKFARASVLAQNGVSKTTAFWN, encoded by the exons ATGTTAGTCACGGCCTTCCTGATTCTGGGCTACGCGGCGGCCGACGCTGCTGCTAAATGGGATGGCACACGCTTTGCCTGGTACACGACCGACGCGGGAGATGATTTCAAGAGCACGCTGCCCATCGGAAACGGAAGGCTGGCAGCTGCCGTGTACGGCACGGGCACCGAAAAGCTGGTCCTGAACGAGAACTCGGTCTGGAGCGGGCCGTGGCTAGACCGGGCCAACCCGAACTCCAAGGATGCGGTCCCCAAGATCCGGGAGATGTTAATCTCCGGGAATATCACCGGTGCCGGCCAGGCCGCGCTAGACAACATGGCAGGCAACCCGATCTCGCCGAGGGCGTACCATCCGCTTGTGAACTTGGGCATCGACTTCGGCCACGGCTCCGGAATCTCGGACTACACCCGCTGGCTCGACACCTTCCAGGGCACGGCAGCCGTCAACTACACGTACCACGGGACCAGCTACAG CCGCGAGTACGTCGCCAGCTATCCACACGGCGTCCTCGCTTTCCGTCTGAGCGCCGACCAGCCGGGCAAGCTGAACGCCAACTTCTCCCTCTCCCGCAGCCAGTGGGTTCTCTCGCGGAGAGCTAGCGTCAGCGACGGCGAGGGTGGGCATACGGTCGCCCTGAGTGCTGATAGCGGGCAGCCTTCGGATGCCATCACCTTCTGGTCTGAAGCCAGGATCGTGAACTCGGGAG GCAATGCCACCTCGGACGGCACCACCGTCTTCATCACGGGCGCGGACACGGTCGACGTCTTCTTCGACGCCGAGACGTCGTACCGGCATCCCGACGCAGACGCGGCTCAGAGGGAGCTGAAACGGAAGCTGGACGCCGCCGTGGCTGCGGGCTACCCGGCAGTCCGCGACGGCGCCGTCGAGGACTTCAGCAGCCTCATGGGCCGCGTGAGGCTCGATCTCGGGTCGTCGGGCAGCGCGGGGGAGCAACCGGTGCCGACGCGCCTGAGCAACTTCAGGCAAGACCCCGACGCGGACCCCGAGCTGATGACGCTCGTGTTCAACTTTGGCCGCCACCTCCTGGCCGCGTCGTCCCGCGACACGGGGCCGCGCTCGCTGCCGGCCAACCTGCAGGGCATCTGGAACGACGACTACGACCCCCCCTGGCAGAGCAAGTACACCATCAACATCAACATCGAGATGAACTACTGGCCCGCCCTGGTCACCAACCTGGCCGAGACGCACAAGCCCCTGTTCGACCTGATCGACATGGCCATCCCGCGCGGCCGGGACGTGGCCAGGACCATGTACGGGTGCGAGCGAGGGTTCGTGCTGCACCACAACACCGACCTCTGGGGCGACGCGGCCCCGGTCGACCGGGGCACCCCCTACACCGTCTGGCCCATGGGCGCCGCCTGGCTGGCGACCCACGCGATGGAGCACTACCGCTTCACCCGGAACCGGACCTTCCTCGCCGAGGTCGCCTGGCCCGTCCTGCGCGAGACGGCCCGGTTCTACCACTGCTACCTCTTCGAGTGGGACTCGTACTGGACCACCGGCCCCTCCCTCTCGCCCGAGCACTCCTTCATCGTGCCCCCGGGCATGACCACCGCCGGCGCGGCCGAGGGGCTCGACATCAGCCCGGAGATGGACAACCAGCTGCTGCACCAGCTCTTTACCGACGTGACCGAGGCCTGCGCCCGTCTTGGTCttttctcctcctcttcttccgacgacgacgacgacgacgccgagacGTGTACCACCACGGCCGAGACCTACCTGCCCCGCATCCGCCCGCCGGCCGTGCACCCGACAACCGGCCGGATCCAGGAGTGGCGCTCGCCCGAGTACGCCGACACGGAGCCGGGCCACCGGCACTTCTCGCCGCTGTGGGGGCTGTACCCGGGGCGACAGCTGCTACTGACCCGCGCGGGATCGGGATCGGGTTCGTCGGCCTCGGGCAGTGACTCAGCCTCAGCGAACCTgactaccgccgccgccgcggcgctgCTGGACCACCGGATGGagtccgggtccgggtcgACGGGCTGGTCGCGCGcgtgggcggcggcgctgtACGCGCGGGTGCCCGGGCGGGGGCGCGACGCGTGGCGGCACGCGCGGCAGCTCGTCGCCACGTTCCTGCTGGGCAACCTGTGGAACTCGGACAGCGGCGGCGACTCGGTCTTCCAGATCGACGGCAACTTCGGCTTCGTCGCCGCGCTGGCCGAGATGCTGCTGCAGAGCCACGAGACCGCGCCGGCGTCAATGCGCGGTTCGCCGggtaataataatagacgGACGGGCGTCCGCCAAggagagcagcagcagcaggaggaggaggaggagaaagagGTGTTTGTGGTTCATCTGCTGCCTGCGCTGCCGGGCGACGAGGTGCCGGACGGGCGGGTCGACGGGCTGGTCGCCAGGGGAGGGTTCGTGGTGCGGGAGCTCGTCTGGGCGGGCGGCAAGTTTGCGAGGGCGAGCGTGCTGGCGCAGAACGGCG TTTCCAAGACAACTGCCTTTTGGAACTGA